In a single window of the Terrirubrum flagellatum genome:
- a CDS encoding ABC transporter ATP-binding protein produces MTESLTLSHVSAHYGATRILDDLSLRVEAGELVSLLGASGCGKTTTLRIVAGFLTPTSGEVRLGDRDLSRLPAHKRDIGLVFQNYALFPHLTVFDNVAFGLKQRKIEGTEQRRRVGAMLDRVGLGAFAQRLPAALSGGQKQRVALARALVIEPGLLMFDEPLSNLDAKLRVEMRGEIRELQRANGASALYVTHDQEEAFSISDRVAIMDAGKIVEFNTPEKLYRKPATPFVAKFVGFENLIALSVVERAGEVIVAEGVRGFQIKLDQSAFGAIPDRFTLAARAEGLVVTIAPGSDGVPAKLGLRTYLGRTYQYRCETPAGALLAHGPMLNVTDQDVTLAIDPANCCILAAQPA; encoded by the coding sequence GTGACTGAAAGCCTCACTCTTTCGCATGTCAGCGCCCATTACGGCGCGACACGCATTCTTGACGATCTGTCGCTCCGCGTCGAAGCCGGCGAGCTTGTTTCGCTTCTGGGCGCATCCGGCTGCGGCAAAACCACAACGCTTCGGATCGTCGCGGGTTTCCTCACCCCAACATCGGGGGAGGTTCGCTTGGGCGACCGCGACCTGTCGCGCCTCCCTGCGCACAAGCGGGATATCGGTCTTGTCTTTCAGAATTATGCACTGTTTCCACATCTGACAGTGTTCGACAATGTCGCGTTCGGATTGAAGCAAAGGAAGATCGAAGGGACGGAACAGCGTCGGCGTGTTGGCGCCATGCTCGATCGTGTCGGGCTTGGAGCATTTGCCCAGCGCCTTCCCGCTGCGCTTTCTGGCGGCCAGAAGCAGCGAGTCGCTCTTGCGAGGGCGCTTGTGATCGAGCCCGGTCTCTTGATGTTCGATGAGCCGTTGTCGAATCTCGATGCGAAGCTGCGCGTCGAGATGCGCGGCGAGATCAGGGAGCTTCAGCGTGCGAATGGCGCGTCGGCGCTCTACGTGACCCACGATCAGGAAGAGGCTTTCTCCATCTCTGATCGCGTCGCGATCATGGATGCGGGAAAAATCGTCGAATTCAATACGCCGGAGAAGCTTTATCGAAAGCCCGCGACGCCTTTCGTCGCGAAGTTTGTCGGCTTCGAGAATCTCATTGCGTTGAGCGTGGTCGAGCGCGCAGGCGAAGTCATTGTGGCAGAGGGCGTCCGCGGGTTTCAGATCAAACTTGATCAATCCGCTTTCGGCGCAATTCCTGATCGCTTCACGCTTGCGGCGCGCGCGGAAGGACTCGTTGTCACCATCGCCCCCGGAAGCGACGGCGTTCCCGCGAAACTTGGCTTGCGCACCTATCTCGGCCGGACCTATCAATATCGGTGCGAAACGCCCGCCGGGGCGCTTCTTGCGCATGGCCCGATGCTCAACGTTACGGATCAAGACGTCACGCTTGCGATTGATCCCGCGAACTGTTGCATCCTTGCCGCGCAACCCGCCTAG
- a CDS encoding ABC transporter permease yields the protein MGRTHPALVAVTVAIYAFLLAPLVIVIGAAFSETTYLAFPPQGLSLKWFANALANSDFRRSFVTSMEVALLGTGLALVAGAPAAYALARFRPRLPRGMGNMFVLPILVPEIVTGFALLKLLAVDWSLPILAALTLGHALLVLPYCVRVISANFAAFDFSIEEAAISLGSPPLKTFFTVVLPNVRSAVLAAFVLSFITSLNDVSISVFLTGPGVNTLPIQVLSYVEQYFDPTVAAVSVLLMVLTVGVMAVVERTLGLTTFTK from the coding sequence ATGGGCCGCACGCATCCCGCCTTGGTCGCCGTCACAGTCGCAATCTATGCGTTTCTGCTCGCGCCTCTGGTGATCGTGATTGGCGCAGCGTTCAGCGAAACCACTTATCTCGCTTTTCCTCCTCAGGGCCTTTCGCTGAAATGGTTCGCCAATGCGCTGGCCAATTCGGATTTTCGGCGATCGTTCGTCACGAGCATGGAGGTCGCGCTCCTGGGGACAGGGCTCGCGCTTGTCGCCGGAGCGCCTGCGGCCTACGCGCTCGCGCGTTTCCGGCCGCGCCTCCCGCGCGGCATGGGCAATATGTTCGTGCTGCCCATTCTGGTGCCTGAGATCGTGACGGGCTTCGCGCTGCTGAAGCTTCTCGCCGTCGATTGGAGCCTGCCAATTCTTGCGGCGCTAACGCTCGGCCATGCCCTGCTCGTGCTGCCCTACTGCGTGCGCGTCATCTCGGCGAACTTCGCAGCCTTTGACTTCAGCATCGAGGAGGCGGCGATCAGCCTCGGCTCGCCGCCGCTCAAGACCTTCTTCACCGTCGTTCTGCCAAATGTCCGTTCAGCCGTTCTGGCCGCATTCGTTTTGTCATTCATCACGTCGCTCAACGATGTCTCGATATCGGTGTTTTTGACGGGGCCGGGCGTTAATACCCTCCCCATTCAGGTCCTCTCCTATGTCGAGCAATATTTCGACCCGACAGTCGCGGCGGTGTCCGTATTGTTGATGGTTCTCACCGTTGGCGTGATGGCGGTCGTCGAACGCACGCTCGGACTCACAACATTTACGAAGTGA
- a CDS encoding ABC transporter permease yields the protein MKRFAPWMLQAPALALVTVLLIVPVIGVLIVTAGSGRMVAIFQGFLSSGFNQAVIWRTLQVALLTTVLALPIGFAAAYVVARAPGRAKSLLLIAAVFPLLTGVVVRSFAFMVLLGRNGVINNLLLKFGIVDEPLSLLYSQPAVIIGLVYLFTPLMILSLVGVLEGIDESILQASASLGATPAATFRQVILPLAAPGLIVGSVLVFSGSFTAFATPQLLGGDRQMVLATLLYQKAMVDFDWIGASTIATIMMAITFSTIFVMSSLARRLNPTAV from the coding sequence ATGAAGAGGTTTGCGCCCTGGATGTTGCAGGCGCCGGCGTTGGCGCTGGTAACGGTCTTGCTGATTGTTCCGGTGATCGGCGTCCTGATCGTGACGGCCGGAAGCGGCCGGATGGTCGCGATCTTCCAGGGATTTCTGTCATCCGGATTCAATCAGGCGGTCATCTGGCGCACGTTGCAGGTCGCGCTGCTTACAACGGTTCTCGCCTTGCCGATCGGCTTCGCCGCGGCCTACGTCGTGGCGCGGGCGCCGGGGAGAGCAAAGAGCCTTTTGCTGATCGCGGCCGTGTTCCCGCTGCTGACCGGCGTCGTCGTCCGATCTTTTGCGTTCATGGTGCTGCTGGGTCGCAATGGCGTCATCAACAATCTTCTCCTGAAGTTCGGCATTGTCGACGAGCCGTTGTCGCTTCTGTACTCTCAGCCGGCTGTGATCATCGGGCTCGTCTATCTCTTTACGCCGCTGATGATCCTGTCGCTGGTCGGCGTTCTCGAAGGGATCGACGAAAGCATCCTTCAGGCGTCGGCTTCGCTTGGCGCCACTCCTGCAGCGACGTTTCGACAGGTCATTCTACCGCTGGCGGCGCCAGGTCTCATCGTAGGGTCTGTTCTCGTCTTCAGCGGCAGCTTCACGGCATTCGCGACGCCGCAGCTTCTGGGCGGCGACAGGCAGATGGTTCTGGCGACGCTGCTCTATCAGAAAGCGATGGTCGATTTTGACTGGATCGGCGCTTCGACGATCGCGACGATCATGATGGCGATCACCTTCTCGACGATCTTCGTCATGAGTTCGCTGGCGCGGCGCCTCAATCCGACGGCGGTCTGA
- a CDS encoding ABC transporter substrate-binding protein, giving the protein MSRRAFMAVRSKPLLALAGAALATLLVGGAALGQQKKTLTISMWGFNGDKLEQHLFKPFKDKYNVDIVLEAGNAGDRLNKVAIRKGGVDLIYLSDVFSQVGIEQGLFEKIDTGKLTNLKDLYPLAQAPQGEGYGPGYTVGRYGVIYDSAKVAAPVTSWHDLWRPEFKRRLTLPGFSTTAGPLTVLVAAARKNVDAYANPTATFESVAELKPNLVKTYNTGSELVNLFSTGEVVVAAAQDFTFAQVKAAIPTAKWADLSDGAFVTFNTVNIVKGVKDKELAEAFINWHLSVEAQKALAIAGTDGPTNMKAELTPEQAAPWTYGEAVIKSLRKPDYAKLNAAKADWGNRWNDIFGR; this is encoded by the coding sequence ATTTCCAGGAGAGCCTTCATGGCCGTCCGTTCGAAGCCACTACTCGCACTCGCCGGCGCCGCTCTGGCGACGCTGCTCGTTGGCGGCGCCGCGCTCGGCCAGCAAAAGAAGACGCTCACCATCTCCATGTGGGGCTTCAACGGCGACAAGCTCGAGCAGCATCTCTTCAAGCCGTTCAAGGACAAATACAACGTCGACATCGTACTTGAGGCCGGCAACGCCGGCGACAGGCTGAACAAGGTGGCCATCCGCAAGGGCGGCGTCGATCTGATCTATCTGTCGGATGTGTTTTCGCAGGTCGGCATCGAGCAGGGGCTGTTCGAGAAGATCGACACGGGCAAGCTGACCAATTTGAAGGATCTCTATCCCCTCGCGCAGGCGCCGCAGGGAGAGGGTTACGGGCCGGGCTATACGGTCGGGCGCTACGGTGTGATTTACGATTCGGCGAAAGTCGCTGCGCCGGTGACGTCATGGCATGATCTCTGGCGGCCGGAATTCAAGCGCCGGTTGACCTTGCCGGGATTCTCGACCACGGCCGGCCCACTTACGGTGCTCGTGGCGGCGGCGCGCAAGAATGTCGACGCCTACGCGAATCCGACTGCGACGTTCGAGAGTGTGGCGGAACTGAAGCCCAATCTCGTGAAGACCTACAATACGGGTTCTGAACTCGTGAACCTGTTCTCGACTGGAGAGGTCGTGGTTGCGGCGGCGCAGGACTTCACTTTCGCGCAGGTGAAGGCGGCGATCCCGACCGCGAAGTGGGCCGATCTTAGCGATGGCGCTTTCGTGACTTTCAATACGGTGAATATCGTCAAGGGTGTAAAAGACAAGGAATTGGCTGAGGCCTTCATCAACTGGCATCTCAGCGTGGAAGCGCAGAAGGCCCTGGCGATCGCAGGCACCGACGGGCCGACGAACATGAAGGCTGAATTGACGCCTGAGCAGGCGGCGCCGTGGACCTATGGCGAAGCCGTGATCAAGAGTCTTCGTAAGCCGGACTACGCCAAGCTCAATGCGGCGAAGGCGGATTGGGGCAATCGCTGGAACGATATCTTCGGCCGATGA
- a CDS encoding nucleoside hydrolase, with amino-acid sequence MTSATISVVIDTDPGLDDALALFVACASPELDILGVTTVGGNVGIARTTANALTVLDFAGRPDIPVFAGAAEPIERPAIEAGNIHSEDGLGGLAFPKSRRQADPRDAVSWLSSLLSANHVKSISILALGPLTNIAKLIRADAAAASRIERVVAMGGAVRSPGNVTPAAEFNIAADPEAADIVFRSGIPVTLAPLDVTRQVGADTEWAERLATTGPVGEMSHQLHRAYLRNVTTYRASKGSIEPPPTAFPLHDPCVILQMIDPSLFTAEDLPLRVVCDGGEQDGATVIDPGHGSTVSVLTKADAARALALTAARISSLR; translated from the coding sequence ATGACGTCAGCTACCATTTCCGTTGTGATCGACACCGATCCTGGCCTCGACGACGCGCTCGCTCTCTTCGTCGCCTGCGCCTCGCCAGAACTCGATATTCTTGGCGTGACGACAGTTGGCGGAAATGTCGGTATCGCGCGAACGACCGCCAACGCGCTGACGGTGCTCGATTTCGCGGGAAGGCCGGACATCCCTGTGTTCGCCGGAGCGGCCGAGCCGATCGAACGACCGGCGATTGAGGCTGGAAATATCCATAGCGAGGATGGGCTGGGGGGGCTCGCCTTTCCGAAATCCAGGCGGCAAGCGGACCCGCGCGACGCCGTGTCATGGCTCTCATCCCTTCTGTCGGCGAACCACGTCAAAAGCATCTCGATCCTTGCGCTGGGCCCGCTGACGAATATCGCCAAGCTGATCCGGGCGGACGCCGCCGCGGCGTCGAGGATCGAACGCGTCGTCGCGATGGGCGGCGCGGTGCGTTCGCCCGGCAACGTGACGCCGGCCGCAGAGTTCAACATTGCGGCGGACCCGGAAGCGGCGGATATCGTCTTCCGCTCGGGCATTCCGGTGACGCTGGCGCCACTCGACGTCACGCGTCAGGTGGGAGCCGACACAGAGTGGGCCGAGCGACTCGCCACGACAGGACCAGTCGGCGAGATGTCGCACCAGTTGCACCGCGCGTACCTGCGGAACGTTACGACCTATCGCGCGTCAAAGGGGTCCATCGAGCCGCCGCCCACTGCATTTCCGCTACACGATCCCTGCGTCATCTTGCAGATGATCGATCCATCTCTTTTCACGGCGGAAGATCTGCCCCTGCGCGTCGTTTGCGATGGCGGCGAACAGGATGGAGCGACAGTCATCGATCCCGGGCACGGATCGACCGTCAGCGTCCTGACCAAAGCCGACGCGGCGCGCGCGCTGGCCTTGACGGCTGCGAGGATTTCCTCGCTGCGCTAA
- the ade gene encoding adenine deaminase, with the protein MKKGARIVTKPSALASWQESAARLVDVAAGRSPADMVIRNGRWANVHSGEIIDGIDVAIAAGRFAFVGPSAAHAIGPQTKVIDADRRYMAPGLCDGHMHVESGMVTATEFARAVIPHGTTTMFVDPHEIANVLGLEGVRLMHDEAAGLPINMFVQMPSCVPSAPGLENAGASLGPDDVREAMAWPNIIGLGEMMNFPGVVAGDSKMLGEIAATQSAGKTVGGHYASPDLGLPFHAYVAGGPADDHEGVRLADCIARVRQGMRAMLRLGSAWYDVASQIKAVTEHGLDPRNFILCTDDSHSGTLVNDGHMNRVVRHAIAQGLKPITAIQMATLNTAQHFGLERELGSITPGRRADLILTSDLVALPIEMVIARGVVLAENGRLTVEIAPYPYPEASRRTVHVGRKLTADDFVINAPARASKVKANVIGVIENQAPTRALIRELACEGGRVLMDREQDVCQIAVVERHRGFGGVSNALISGFGYNIDCAVASTVAHDSHHMIVVGTSHADMALAANRLAEVGGGVVVINDGKELALVELPIAGLMSDERAEIVAAKADKMVEAMRACGCSLNNAYMQHSLMALVVIPELRLSDIGLVDVRKFEKIPLFVDERV; encoded by the coding sequence GTGAAAAAAGGAGCCAGAATCGTGACGAAGCCTTCCGCGCTCGCATCCTGGCAGGAGTCTGCTGCCCGTTTGGTCGATGTCGCCGCTGGCCGAAGCCCCGCCGACATGGTGATCAGGAACGGCCGTTGGGCGAATGTTCATTCCGGTGAAATCATCGACGGGATCGATGTCGCCATCGCTGCAGGACGCTTCGCGTTTGTCGGCCCGTCTGCGGCGCACGCGATCGGCCCCCAGACCAAGGTGATTGACGCAGATCGGCGCTACATGGCGCCAGGGCTGTGCGACGGGCACATGCATGTCGAGAGCGGCATGGTGACGGCGACGGAATTCGCGCGCGCGGTGATTCCTCATGGCACGACAACGATGTTCGTTGATCCCCATGAGATCGCGAACGTGCTGGGCCTCGAAGGCGTCAGATTGATGCATGATGAGGCGGCCGGGCTGCCAATCAATATGTTCGTGCAGATGCCGAGTTGCGTGCCGAGCGCCCCCGGTTTGGAAAACGCCGGCGCAAGCCTCGGCCCTGACGATGTGCGCGAAGCCATGGCGTGGCCGAACATCATTGGCCTCGGCGAGATGATGAATTTTCCCGGCGTCGTCGCTGGCGATTCCAAGATGCTGGGCGAGATCGCGGCGACGCAGAGTGCAGGAAAGACGGTCGGCGGACATTACGCCTCGCCTGATCTCGGCCTGCCTTTCCACGCTTATGTCGCCGGCGGCCCGGCGGATGATCACGAGGGCGTGCGACTCGCCGACTGCATCGCGCGTGTTCGGCAAGGGATGCGCGCCATGCTTCGCCTAGGCTCCGCCTGGTACGACGTCGCGTCGCAGATCAAGGCCGTGACCGAGCATGGACTTGATCCGCGCAACTTCATTCTCTGCACGGATGATAGTCATTCCGGCACTCTCGTGAATGACGGGCACATGAATCGCGTCGTGCGTCACGCAATCGCGCAGGGCCTGAAGCCGATCACCGCGATCCAGATGGCGACGCTGAACACGGCTCAGCATTTCGGCCTCGAGCGCGAACTGGGGTCGATCACGCCGGGACGCCGCGCCGATCTGATTCTGACGAGCGATCTTGTTGCTCTTCCGATCGAGATGGTGATTGCGCGCGGCGTTGTGCTTGCCGAAAACGGCCGGCTGACAGTGGAGATCGCGCCTTATCCCTATCCCGAAGCGTCGCGGCGTACAGTGCATGTTGGACGCAAATTGACGGCGGATGATTTCGTCATCAATGCGCCCGCCCGCGCATCGAAAGTCAAAGCGAACGTCATCGGCGTGATCGAGAACCAGGCGCCGACGCGCGCGCTAATACGCGAACTCGCTTGTGAAGGGGGGCGCGTGTTGATGGATCGCGAGCAGGATGTCTGCCAGATCGCAGTCGTAGAGCGACACCGCGGCTTCGGCGGCGTCTCGAACGCGCTGATCTCGGGCTTCGGCTACAACATCGACTGCGCAGTGGCGAGCACCGTCGCCCATGACAGTCATCATATGATTGTGGTCGGCACATCGCATGCCGACATGGCGCTGGCCGCCAACAGGCTGGCCGAAGTAGGGGGTGGCGTCGTTGTGATCAACGACGGCAAAGAGCTCGCGCTGGTCGAACTGCCGATCGCGGGACTCATGTCCGACGAGCGCGCCGAGATCGTTGCGGCGAAGGCGGACAAGATGGTCGAGGCGATGCGCGCCTGCGGATGCTCGCTCAACAACGCCTATATGCAGCATTCGCTGATGGCGTTGGTTGTGATCCCCGAGCTTCGTCTGTCAGACATCGGCCTCGTCGATGTGCGCAAGTTCGAGAAGATTCCGCTGTTCGTCGACGAGAGGGTTTAG
- a CDS encoding OsmC family protein: MAERGVLEVDPEWLKPVTLRISGNCPGEARSHVKIRSHEVVIDEPPERRGTDQGPAPTELQIAALIGVTNVILKRLARRDGFTIDDLVVDAEADLDRRGVWLREEVARPWIEIRLRISLATNADDERVTIWRDDLARFSPIHATLRAAGTPIIEDWSVRRG; this comes from the coding sequence ATGGCGGAACGTGGCGTGCTTGAGGTCGATCCGGAATGGCTGAAGCCGGTGACCTTGCGCATCTCCGGGAATTGTCCCGGCGAAGCGCGCAGCCACGTGAAGATTCGCTCTCATGAAGTGGTGATCGACGAGCCGCCGGAGCGGCGCGGCACGGATCAGGGGCCGGCGCCGACAGAGTTGCAGATCGCCGCTTTGATCGGCGTCACTAACGTCATCCTGAAGCGGCTTGCGCGTCGCGACGGTTTTACGATCGACGATCTTGTTGTTGACGCCGAAGCCGACCTCGATCGGCGTGGCGTCTGGTTGCGGGAGGAGGTCGCGCGGCCCTGGATTGAGATCAGATTGCGCATATCGCTGGCGACGAATGCTGATGATGAGCGCGTGACAATTTGGCGGGACGATCTCGCGCGGTTTTCGCCGATTCACGCGACGCTTCGGGCGGCGGGAACGCCTATTATTGAAGATTGGTCCGTGCGGCGCGGGTGA
- a CDS encoding pyridoxal phosphate-dependent aminotransferase, translated as MTLVRPSIEAMEDSPILDVWRMGFSVDGVIGLWAGEPDVPTPRFICAAAEKALAEGHTFYTHGRGIPELRATIQGYLERLYGKRISDDRIAVTSAGMNAVQLVSQALIDPGDKAIAITPSWPNIMRAMQISGAAVTEVPLTSGPMGWSLDLEAVFAACVPGVKLIYLASPANPTGWMITPDEARKLLDFTRERGIAIVSDEVYHRIVYDRPVAFSFLDIATPQDAVFVVNSFSKSWAMTGWRMGWLIYPEGLTETFEKLIQFNTSGGQAFLQYGGVAAIRDGEPFVSEFVERCRRGREIVGASLARMNRVRNVPNNGSFYAMFEVDGVTDTIDFCKTAVTDARVGLAPGVAFGAGSEKMIRLCYAKTEETLNEAMARLERFIGR; from the coding sequence ATGACGCTTGTGCGCCCTTCGATCGAGGCGATGGAAGATTCGCCCATTCTGGACGTGTGGCGGATGGGATTCTCCGTCGACGGCGTCATCGGCCTATGGGCCGGGGAACCTGATGTCCCGACACCCCGCTTCATCTGCGCGGCCGCGGAGAAGGCGCTCGCCGAAGGCCACACCTTTTATACCCACGGGCGAGGCATTCCGGAGCTTCGCGCCACTATTCAAGGTTATCTGGAGCGGCTCTATGGCAAGCGCATCTCGGATGATCGTATTGCAGTGACATCCGCCGGCATGAACGCCGTGCAGCTGGTTTCGCAGGCGCTGATTGATCCCGGCGACAAGGCCATCGCCATCACCCCATCCTGGCCCAACATCATGCGCGCCATGCAGATTTCCGGCGCGGCGGTGACGGAAGTGCCGCTGACGAGTGGGCCGATGGGATGGTCGCTCGATCTCGAAGCGGTGTTCGCCGCCTGCGTCCCAGGCGTGAAGCTGATCTATCTCGCCTCCCCGGCCAATCCGACAGGCTGGATGATCACGCCGGACGAAGCACGGAAGCTTCTGGATTTTACGCGCGAGCGCGGCATCGCGATTGTTTCCGATGAGGTCTATCACCGTATTGTTTATGATCGGCCCGTCGCGTTCTCGTTCCTCGACATTGCGACGCCCCAAGACGCTGTTTTTGTCGTCAATTCCTTCTCCAAGAGCTGGGCGATGACCGGCTGGCGCATGGGCTGGCTGATCTACCCCGAAGGCCTCACAGAAACCTTCGAGAAGCTGATCCAGTTCAACACATCAGGGGGGCAGGCCTTTCTGCAATATGGCGGCGTCGCCGCAATCCGCGACGGAGAGCCGTTCGTCTCCGAATTTGTTGAACGCTGCAGGCGAGGGCGCGAGATTGTCGGCGCCTCGCTTGCGCGAATGAATCGCGTCCGCAACGTCCCGAACAACGGCTCGTTCTACGCCATGTTCGAGGTTGACGGCGTCACCGACACCATCGATTTTTGCAAGACGGCGGTGACGGATGCGCGCGTCGGGCTTGCGCCTGGCGTCGCCTTCGGGGCGGGTTCGGAGAAGATGATCCGTCTTTGCTATGCGAAGACGGAGGAGACCCTGAACGAGGCCATGGCGCGGCTCGAGCGTTTCATTGGCCGCTGA
- a CDS encoding GntR family transcriptional regulator — protein sequence MPKATQKRAASPLRLLKQDSLSERIYLDLRARLQRCEIGTEDRLVDLEIADVYGTSRMPAREALIRLANEGYLVGTTRGFVTPKLTLDDIRDIFEVRKLLEPQAAANAARDLDDRGRERLTRAIEQARAAAHNDDVDGLILANIDFRSCWLGALKNSRLANTLARFADHVQTVRLGTLRDHDTRGIVSSGLEELYDALSRKDSTAAADRMMAFIMAAERAFYSMRKAEIEREQVGSASGRPAAKKSA from the coding sequence ATGCCGAAGGCCACGCAAAAGCGCGCCGCCTCTCCCTTGCGTCTCCTCAAGCAGGACAGCCTGAGCGAGCGGATTTATCTGGATCTCCGGGCGCGGCTGCAGCGTTGCGAGATCGGGACCGAGGATCGCCTCGTCGATCTCGAGATCGCCGATGTTTATGGCACCTCCCGCATGCCAGCCAGAGAGGCGCTGATCCGCCTGGCGAATGAAGGCTATCTCGTTGGCACGACGCGCGGCTTCGTGACGCCCAAGCTGACCCTCGACGATATCAGGGACATTTTCGAAGTCCGCAAACTGCTGGAGCCGCAGGCGGCCGCAAATGCGGCGCGCGATCTCGACGATCGCGGTCGCGAGAGGCTGACACGGGCGATCGAACAAGCACGTGCAGCGGCCCACAATGACGATGTCGATGGACTCATTCTCGCCAATATCGATTTTCGCTCATGCTGGCTGGGCGCGCTCAAGAATTCGCGCCTTGCCAACACGCTCGCCCGCTTCGCCGATCATGTTCAGACCGTCCGGCTCGGGACCCTGCGCGATCACGATACGCGCGGCATCGTCTCGTCCGGGCTCGAAGAGCTCTATGACGCGTTGAGCCGCAAGGATTCGACCGCCGCCGCAGACCGGATGATGGCGTTCATCATGGCGGCCGAGCGCGCCTTCTACTCCATGAGGAAGGCCGAAATCGAGCGTGAGCAGGTCGGCTCTGCTTCCGGCCGCCCGGCCGCAAAGAAATCCGCGTGA
- a CDS encoding LLM class flavin-dependent oxidoreductase, producing MVKPHPLKGPNRFKLGVFSANADGGLAITDVPDRWRAGWDDNLNAAGIADRAGLEFFLPIARWRGFGGKNRVREWSFETFTWAAGLASATERIGLFMTVHVPIVHPLYAAKALATVDHISKGRAGLNIVCGWNPQEFAMFGVSLGEKGYDQATEWISLIERAYASNQPFDFAGEYYDLKGVVSRPASVQVPRPVTMNAAFGGPGRDFAAKNCDYLFSTFAELEDGRRHVADIRQRATGFGREVGIYTVCHVVCRETQKEAEDYYERYAVTEADHAAVDAHMAGKKEFSRSHDPASYDLYRKRFAGGAGSYPLVGTPDKIVDDMLKIANEGYAGAALSFVNYSYELPYFCDRVLPLMKQAGLRTN from the coding sequence ATCGTCAAGCCGCATCCGCTGAAAGGCCCCAACCGCTTCAAGCTCGGCGTGTTCTCTGCCAACGCGGACGGTGGGCTTGCGATCACCGACGTTCCCGATCGCTGGCGGGCGGGCTGGGACGACAATCTCAACGCCGCCGGCATCGCCGATCGCGCCGGTCTCGAATTCTTTCTCCCCATCGCCCGTTGGCGCGGCTTCGGCGGCAAGAACCGCGTGCGCGAATGGTCCTTTGAAACCTTCACATGGGCGGCCGGCCTCGCGAGCGCGACCGAGCGCATTGGTCTGTTCATGACGGTGCATGTGCCGATCGTGCATCCGCTCTATGCGGCGAAAGCTCTCGCGACAGTCGATCACATCAGCAAGGGGCGAGCCGGGCTGAACATCGTCTGCGGCTGGAATCCGCAGGAATTCGCCATGTTCGGCGTCTCCCTTGGCGAAAAGGGCTACGATCAGGCGACCGAATGGATCTCGCTGATCGAGCGCGCCTACGCCTCGAACCAGCCCTTCGATTTCGCGGGCGAATACTACGATCTGAAAGGCGTCGTCAGCAGGCCGGCCAGCGTGCAGGTTCCGCGCCCGGTGACCATGAACGCGGCCTTTGGCGGGCCTGGCCGTGACTTTGCTGCGAAGAATTGCGACTATCTCTTCTCGACTTTCGCCGAACTGGAAGACGGGCGCCGCCACGTCGCCGATATCAGGCAGCGCGCCACAGGCTTTGGACGCGAGGTTGGGATTTACACGGTCTGTCACGTCGTCTGTCGCGAGACGCAGAAGGAAGCGGAGGATTATTACGAGCGCTATGCCGTCACCGAAGCTGATCACGCAGCTGTCGATGCGCATATGGCAGGCAAAAAAGAATTTTCGCGCTCGCACGATCCGGCGTCCTACGATCTCTATCGCAAGCGGTTCGCCGGCGGCGCCGGCTCCTATCCACTGGTCGGAACGCCTGACAAGATCGTCGACGACATGCTAAAGATCGCCAATGAAGGCTATGCGGGCGCGGCGCTTTCGTTCGTCAACTACTCCTACGAATTGCCTTATTTCTGCGACCGCGTGCTGCCGCTGATGAAGCAGGCGGGCCTGCGGACCAATTGA
- a CDS encoding flavin reductase family protein: MLTKPPRLAGAASFKQGMRALVGAVTVVAVQDVDGAAAGLTATAVCSLSADPPSLLVCVNRSATIAPGLKKGDEFSVNVLAEDQVDVAQAFGGQKAVRGAGRFAYGSWVRSAHDVPLLVDARANFECVVEAVMDYATHHVVIGHVSDVHLRHPAVGALLYGDGRYLKTDETELR; encoded by the coding sequence ATGCTGACGAAGCCCCCACGACTGGCCGGAGCAGCCTCCTTCAAGCAGGGGATGCGCGCGCTGGTCGGGGCCGTCACGGTCGTCGCAGTGCAGGATGTCGACGGCGCCGCCGCAGGACTGACTGCGACAGCCGTATGTTCGCTCAGCGCCGATCCGCCATCCTTGCTCGTCTGCGTCAATCGCTCGGCGACGATCGCTCCAGGTCTAAAAAAGGGCGACGAATTCAGCGTGAACGTTCTCGCCGAAGATCAGGTCGACGTCGCGCAGGCATTCGGGGGACAGAAGGCGGTCCGCGGCGCCGGCCGGTTCGCCTACGGCTCGTGGGTTCGCAGCGCCCATGACGTTCCCCTGCTCGTCGATGCGCGCGCCAATTTCGAATGCGTGGTCGAGGCTGTCATGGACTATGCGACGCACCACGTCGTGATCGGCCACGTCTCCGACGTTCATCTCCGCCATCCGGCGGTTGGCGCGTTGCTCTATGGCGACGGGCGCTATCTCAAGACAGACGAAACCGAGCTGCGTTGA